In Spirochaetaceae bacterium, the genomic stretch AATGCCAAAGCGGCCGTCTTCGTTAAGGTAAAGCGGGGCCAACCTTAAAGCGCTTTGCGCCACTAAATCGGCGCTTAGGTTGGGAGCATAACTTAATAAAATGCGGGCCGTTTCTTGCGGGTTATGGGCGGCAAAATGATAACCGCGCGCTAATGCCCGCATAAAAGCTTTAGCTTGCTCCTCATTTTGATTAATAAAATTAAGATTAGCGGCTAAAATGGGCGTATAGCTGCTGCTGCCTCTAAAATCGGCAATGGCTATTTCGTTTAGCTCAATCCCCAATAGCCGGGCCGCCACGCCGTCCCAGCCGCGATAAAGCCATATCACATCGGCTACATCGTTCAGCAGGGCCGATAAATCGGCGTTACCCATTAACGGTAAGATGGTAACTAAATCGGGATTACCGCCATCGGCCGCCACAATACTGCGGATAGTGGCCTCTTCTACCGAGCCGCCCCAGCCCAAATAACGGCGGCCTTCTAAAT encodes the following:
- a CDS encoding ABC transporter substrate-binding protein; this translates as MKKISILLLIIILFSCRQQDDTFTILLDWTINTNHSGIFAAVYLGYFAEEGLTVQILPAADNGLELLTAGHAHFAISSQSSLTRAIERGLPLIGVATILQEDDSALASLAHLNIIRPRDLEGRRYLGWGGSVEEATIRSIVAADGGNPDLVTILPLMGNADLSALLNDVADVIWLYRGWDGVAARLLGIELNEIAIADFRGSSSYTPILAANLNFINQNEEQAKAFMRALARGYHFAAHNPQETARILLSYAPNLSADLVAQSALRLAPLYLNEDGRFGITEPERVSRRTHWLLEYGMLSHYIESERIFTNKLIIND